AGGAGACAAGGTGCTCCTTCAGCTCGAAGCCGGCATGGTCGGATCCAAGAAACACGCGCATGGGCCCGATTGTCGCAGGCCCGCACCGTGCCCGCGCGCGCGGGTCAGGTGTCGTCGTCGCGCTTGTCGATCATGGTCCGGTCGGCGGGGTCGAGGTCGTCGTCCCCGGGGACCTCCTCCGGTCCGTCCTCGGGGGGCCTCCTTCGGCTCCGCCGGCCTCTCCGGCTTCTCCGGCGCCTCTTCCGGGCTCCCCTCCTGCCGCCCGTCCGGCTCCTCCGGCTCCTCCGGCTCCTTGGGCGGCGCGGGGGCCTCGGGGGCCGCGTGCTCCTGCGGCGGCGCCGACGGCTGCGGCGGGACGGGCGGCACGCCGAACCGGCCCGGTTGCGGAGCCTGCCCGGGCTGCGGAGGCTGCGGGGCCGGCGCGGCGCCCCAGGGCTGCTGCGGCTGCCCCTGCGGCGGGACGTAGGGAACGGCCGACGGGTGCGGCGGCATCTGCGGCGGATAGGGCTGCTGCTGCATCGGCATACCCGGCTGGGCCATGTAGGGCTGCACCGGGCCGTAGGGCTGCCCCGGGCGGGGCCCGGACTCGCGGGTGCGGGCGAGGAAGAACCCGCCCAGCGCGCCGAGCCCGGCCAGCCAGCCGAACGCGAAGCCGAAGGAGGCGCCCTGGCCGACCGTGGAGCCGAGGGTGCGGGCGAACGACCCGTCGTCGAACCCGAAAGCCCAGCGGGTCAGCGGCGCGGCCACGACCCCGGACACGCCGCCGGCGACGACCGCCGCCCACCAGCCGATGATCACAGCGCCGAACGGGCCGCGCTGCGGATCGGCCAGCCGGGCGCCCGCCAGCACGAGCCCCGCCAGCACGCCGAAGAAGACGAGCAGGCTGAAATCCTCCGCGAACACCCACTTCAGGCCGGGGCTCCCCTTCGGGGTGATCCGCCAGCCGAGCGTGAGCAGCCACGTCACGACCGGTCCGATGCCCTCGTCGTACCGGAGGTCGCTCCTGTCGATCTCCTCTACGACCCACTGGTTCCCGAAGAGCAGGGCGAGGAGAGCCATGGGGACCACCGCGCCGCCCGTCATCGCGAGCATCCGCCGCACCGTCATGGCGGGCAGGGTAGTGCCCTTCCGTCTCCGCCGGTAGGGCCCGGACTACCCGCAGTAGGCGCTAGGAGGCGGGGACGGGGAAGCGGAAACCGGGGTCGACCTGCGCTTCGAGGTCCTCCCCTACGGCCCGGCTCGCCCAGCTCCGCGCGTTCTTGATGTGGAACTCCACGGCCTGCCGCTGGAACTCGTCCCAGTCCTTGACGCGGCCGTCCACCTCGGCGCGCATGCGGTCGAGGGCGGCGGTGTTGCCGTCCTCCAGCGCGACGCCGTCGCGGCCCTGCTCCAGCGCCCGGACCGCGGCGGACTGGCCGACCCAGGTCAGCAGGTCGTCGCCGACGTGCTCGCGCAGGTAGGCGACGTCCTCCTCGGACTGCACCTTGTTGCCGACGACGCGGATGGCGACGTCGTAGTCGCGGGCGTACTCGGTGTACTGCCGGTAGACGCCGACGCCCTTGCGGGTGGGCTCGGCGACCAGGAACATCAGGTCGAACCGCGTGAACAGCCCGGAGGCGAACGTGTCGGCGCCGGCGGTCATGTCGACGACGACGTACTCGCCTGCCCCGTCCACCAGGTGGTTGAGGTAAAGCTCCACCGCGCCGGTCTTGGAGTGGTAGCAGGCCACGCCGAGGTCGTCGTCGTTGAACGGGCCGGTGGCGAGCAGCGTGACGCCGTCGACCTCCTGGCCCGCCTCGTGGAACGGGTCGTCGCCGCGGAACCGCAGCAGCCGCGACCCGGAGCCGGGCGGGGTGGTCTTGACCATCGCGGCGGCGGAGGAGACGCGCGGGTTGGCGCCGCGCAGGTGCTCCTTGAGCTCGGCGAGCCGGTCGCCCAGCGCGGGGATCTTGGCGGCGCGGCCCTCGTCGAGCCCGAGCGCCACACCGAGGTGCTGGTTGATGTCGGCGTCGATGGCGACCACGGGCAGCCCCCGTCCGGCCAGATGGCGGACGAACAGTGCCGACAGGGTGGTCTTGCCGCTGCCGCCCTTGCCCACGAACGCAACCTTCACGAATGCCCCCATTCTGGATATGAAAACCGTTACCACTGTCAGGCAACGAGTCTTCCGGAGCGGGGCCGGGCAGGCAAGCGGAACGGCCGAAGTGCCGGCGATCCGGCGCGGGCTCGGGACGGGCGAAGGAGAGGGCGAAGGGCGCGGCGGTCAGCGCGGGGCCGCGGCCGGGTCGAACCCGAAGGGCAGCTCCAGGCGGTGCGCCGCCAGCAGCCCCGCGTCGGTGAGCAGGTCGCGGGTGGGGCGGTCGGCCGCGATGACCCCGCCGGAGAGGATCACCGACCGCGGGCACAGTTCGGCCGCGTACGGCAGGTCGTGCGTGACCATCAGGACCGTCACGTCCAGGCTCAACAGGATCTCGGCGAGCTCGCGGCGGCTGGCCGGGTCCAGGTTGGAGGACGGCTCGTCCAGCACGAGGATCTCCGGCTCCATCGCCAGGACGGTGGCGACGGCGACGCGGCGGCGCTGGCCGAAGCTGAGGTGCTGCGGCGGGCGGTCGGCGGCGTCCAGCATGCCGACGCGGGCCAGCGCTTCCCGCACCCGCCGGTCCAGGTCGGCGCCGCGCAGGCCGAGGTTGGCGGGGCCGAACGCGACGTCCTCCCGGACGGTCGGCATGAACAGCTGGTCGTCGGGGTCCTGGAAGACGATTCCGACACGGCGGCGGATCTCCCGCAGCGCCTTCCTGTCCTTCGGGTCGACGGCGAGGCCGCCCACCCGGACCTCGCCCAGGCCGCCGTGCAGGATGCCGTTCAGGTGCAGGACGAGCGTGGTCTTGCCGGCGCCGTTCGGCCCGAGCAGCGCGACGCGCTCCCCGCGCCCGACCGTCAGGTCGACGCCGAACAGCGCCTGCGTGCCGTCTGGATACGCGTAGGCGAGGCCCTTCACCTCGAGCGAGGGGGTCATGGGCCCATCCAAGCAGCCAGTGCGACGAGCGCGGCGGCCGAGGGCAGCGCGGCGGCGGCCGCCCACTGCGCGGCGGTCGCTGCCGCGCCGTCCATGACGGGCATCCGGCCGTCGTACCCGCGGCTGATCATGGCCAGGTGGACGCGCTCGCCGCGCTCGTAGGAGCGCAGGAACAGGGCGCCCACGGATCTGGCGAGCACCCCCGTCGCCCGGATGTCGCGGGCCTCGAAGCCGCGGGCGGCCCGCGCGACCCTCATCCGGCCGAGCTCCGCGGCGACGACGTCGCCGTAGCGCAGCATGAACGCGGCGATCTGCGTGATGAGCTGCGGCATCCGCAGCCGCTCGATGCCGAGCAGCAGCAGCCGCGGCTCGGTCGTCGCGGCCAGCAGGATCGACGCGACGACGCCGAGGGTGCCCTTGGCGAGGATGTTCCAGGCGCCCCACAGCCCGCTCTCGCTCATCCGCAGCCCCAGCACGGTGATCTTCTCGCCGTTCGCGACGAACGGCATGAGGAAGGCGAACGCGACGAACGGCACCTCGATGACGATCCGCCGCGCGACCGTCCCGAACGGGATCCGGGCCGCCGCCGTGACCGCCGCGAGCAGCAGCGCGTACACGGCGAACGCCCAGAGCCGCTCCCGCGGCGTCGCGACGACCAGCAGCACGAACGCCAGGACGGCGACGAGCTTGCACTGCGGCGGCAGCCGGTGCACCGGCGAGGCGCCCGG
The sequence above is a segment of the Actinomadura coerulea genome. Coding sequences within it:
- a CDS encoding energy-coupling factor ABC transporter ATP-binding protein — encoded protein: MTPSLEVKGLAYAYPDGTQALFGVDLTVGRGERVALLGPNGAGKTTLVLHLNGILHGGLGEVRVGGLAVDPKDRKALREIRRRVGIVFQDPDDQLFMPTVREDVAFGPANLGLRGADLDRRVREALARVGMLDAADRPPQHLSFGQRRRVAVATVLAMEPEILVLDEPSSNLDPASRRELAEILLSLDVTVLMVTHDLPYAAELCPRSVILSGGVIAADRPTRDLLTDAGLLAAHRLELPFGFDPAAAPR
- the cbiQ gene encoding cobalt ECF transporter T component CbiQ: MGAGHAHRLYVPGASPVHRLPPQCKLVAVLAFVLLVVATPRERLWAFAVYALLLAAVTAAARIPFGTVARRIVIEVPFVAFAFLMPFVANGEKITVLGLRMSESGLWGAWNILAKGTLGVVASILLAATTEPRLLLLGIERLRMPQLITQIAAFMLRYGDVVAAELGRMRVARAARGFEARDIRATGVLARSVGALFLRSYERGERVHLAMISRGYDGRMPVMDGAAATAAQWAAAAALPSAAALVALAAWMGP
- a CDS encoding ATP-binding protein, translated to MKVAFVGKGGSGKTTLSALFVRHLAGRGLPVVAIDADINQHLGVALGLDEGRAAKIPALGDRLAELKEHLRGANPRVSSAAAMVKTTPPGSGSRLLRFRGDDPFHEAGQEVDGVTLLATGPFNDDDLGVACYHSKTGAVELYLNHLVDGAGEYVVVDMTAGADTFASGLFTRFDLMFLVAEPTRKGVGVYRQYTEYARDYDVAIRVVGNKVQSEEDVAYLREHVGDDLLTWVGQSAAVRALEQGRDGVALEDGNTAALDRMRAEVDGRVKDWDEFQRQAVEFHIKNARSWASRAVGEDLEAQVDPGFRFPVPAS